One part of the Odontesthes bonariensis isolate fOdoBon6 chromosome 13, fOdoBon6.hap1, whole genome shotgun sequence genome encodes these proteins:
- the LOC142397141 gene encoding uncharacterized protein LOC142397141: MQRGSEAVRPKRQPRLPAYLEDYELDAASNRQHLSGPTAMQMHSTEREWTSNMEGAVEMTPTTRSHTSYPRRQVQWDSALGEQEDEYPHLRAIGHERRREQHRMPRPSSPEYDESSDSVNAYKAELQEIRIDNMKLHQSHKYILDSMAELKDVFREVKSLTERVTALSNAQAEHQQDEWSDLPPSPPPAPRATDREEEEYSDWPPPPSWPSSQPESYDKGQMVSAIDRMMSELQLLKQSAASRSTPAASLPSTRRAGYFSGPKQPSRPAVAPPSPTMGMPTHSPLFSPSNFRARYGPGQHSSYAPSPRTGQSPHLGGQQSFIPPVFGERVYRGPKPKIPIFKRRDPVEYARLKISLENLLPEDGTELFKYQVLIDQRSFKITHAFTSPHLNLTERSYPVTSLQKKYKHLVGLPLEQFTRVKPLVLIGADHHHLLTPIEPVRLGPSRGPAAIHTRLGWTLQGPTRLVQQTLPEQQCLFTTVSPQTTELMANVQKLWQMDVLPFRSDKVVTRSKEDQEAVALLKARTTRVEIEGILRYATPLLRTRQMPLFQATKEAVMPSLRSTEKRLARDPQQAEAYCEEISKLVKAGSVKKLGPDLSTESESWFIPHHLVRHNEKNRIVFNCSYQFRGLNLNEALLPGPTLGASLLGVLLRFRQSAVAISGDIRGMFHQVRLLPEDRPLLKFVWRDMRREDPPDVYEWQVLPFGTTCSPCCATYALQRHVSEHSAPDEDVRQSVEQCFYVDNCLQSVPTAEEAKELVDKLCGLLATGGFELRQWASNVPCVISHLPKGAQSSSLEHWLSHGDTSHPESALGLTWHWESDCLGYKHRPLEYGTLTMRNVYKVLARQYDPLGYILPYTTRAKVLVQRVWDKQRHWDDPLLPEDIQQEWKDWEAELQLLPQISLPRPYVPAKANAHARQIHIFSDASERAYGSVAYLRSEDTGGKVHLSFLVARSRVAPRRQTSMPRLELCGAVTGAQLASLLAKELTLHIDSVVLWTDSTTVLTWLQSESCRFKVFVGTRVSEIQELTDSSCWRYVDSAQNPADDITRGKTLGELDQSNRWSQGPPFLLKGPEEWPVRPDTVPEPDSAEYRKSTFCGLTSTVEASSVTTARQYSCWTELVDATAQGLDGAAAPSSVPTASDYQQAEMLIIKQVQQDCFPEELRLLRAGKPVQRSSRLLTLSPELDPEVGIIRVGGRLRRAEALDPSTIHPIVLDPSHPAIKLLIQDYDARLCHPGPERVFTEMRRTFWVLRGREAIRRIQHQCQECRRWKARPIVPKMSDLPAARLRLFQPPFYSTGVDCFGPFQIKIGRRTEKRWGIIFKCLTTRAVHFDLLPSIDADSYLMALRRFIARRGTPAEVYSDQGTNFKAGEKELRKSFASMNPELQKLLAKQKIAFHFNPPASPHFGGVWEREIRSAKSALYTVIGAQSVSEEVLRTVLLEVEAILNSKPLGYSSSSIADEDPVTPNVLLMGRPDGALPQVVYPMDKGLTRKRWRHCQIMADQFWARFIRNYLPTLQCRQKWHDTTEDLAEGAVVLLVDPQLPRASWPIGKIITAHRSADGRVRSADVQVKDRVYTRPAAQLICLPALPDSDSAGDHPSST, encoded by the coding sequence ATGCAACGAGGCAGTGAAGCAGTTCGTCCTAAGCGGCAGCCCCGTCTCCCTGCCTACCTTGAAGATTATGAGCTTGATGCAGCCAGCAATAGGCAACATCTCAGTGGACCGACAGCGATGCAGATGCACTCAACGGAGAGGGAATGGACATCCAACATGGAGGGAGCAGTCGAGATGACACCCACCACACGCTCTCACACCTCATATCCCAGGCGCCAAGTCCAGTGGGATTCAGCCCTTGGCGAACAAGAGGACGAATATCCCCACTTGCGTGCCATAGGACATGAGAGGCGGCGTGAACAGCATAGGATGCCCCGTCCATCCAGCCCTGAGTATGATGAGAGCAGTGACTCCGTCAATGCATACAAAGCTGAACTACAGGAGATTCGCATCGATAACATGAAACTTCATCAATCTCATAAGTATATACTAGACAGTATGGCTGAACTTAAAGATGTCTTTAGAGAAGTGAAGTCGCTTACAGAGAGAGTGACAGCCCTCAGTAATGCTCAAGCAGAGCATCAACAGGACGAATGGTCAGATCTACCCCCTTCTCCACCTCCAGCACCACGTGCCACAGACAGAGAAGAGGAGGAATACAGTGACTGGCCGCCTCCCCCATCATGGCCATCATCACAGCCAGAGAGCTACGATAAAGGTCAAATGGTCTCAGCGATAGACAGAATGATGAGCGAGCTACAGCTACTGAAGCAGAGCGCTGCCTCAAGATCAACGCCAGCGGCTAGCTTGCCTTCCACCCGGCGAGCTGGCTACTTCTCTGGGCCTAAGCAGCCTAGCAGGCCCGCAGTTGCTCCGCCATCGCCAACCATGGGAATGCCTACCCATTCCCCACTCTTCAGTCCCTCTAACTTCAGAGCCCGATACGGACCTGGCCAACACTCAAGTTACGCGCCTAGCCCACGAACAGGCCAGTCTCCACACCTGGGTGGTCAGCAGTCATTCATCCCACCGGTGTTTGGGGAGAGAGTATATAGGGGACCCAAACCGAAAATTCCAATTTTCAAGAGAAGAGATCCGGTGGAGTACGCAAGACTTAAGATAAGTCTAGAGAATCTGCTACCTGAGGACGGCACAGAGCTCTTTAAATATCAAGTCCTTATCGACCAGAGGAGCTTCAAAATTACACACGCCTTCACATCGCCACACCTTAATCTCACTGAGCGCTCCTACCCAGTCACATCCCTTCAGAAGAAGTACAAGCATCTGGTGGGTCTCCCTCTTGAGCAGTTTACCCGGGTTAAGCCCCTCGTACTCATAGGTGCTGACCACCATCACTTACTCACACCCATCGAGCCAGTGAGATTGGGCCCTTCCAGGGGGCCTGCGGCTATCCACACCCGACTTGGATGGACCCTGCAAGGTCCCACTAGGCTAGTCCAGCAGACTCTACCAGAACAGCAGTGCCTCTTCACCACAGTGTCCCCACAGACCACGGAGCTGATGGCTAACGTCCAGAAGTTGTGGCAGATGGACGTACTGCCATTTCGTAGCGACAAAGTCGTCACTCGATCTAAGGAAGATCAGGAGGCCGTGGCTCTACTGAAAGCAAGGACAACGAGAGTGGAAATCGAGGGCATCCTACGCTATGCCACCCCCCTGCTTCGGACGCGCCAAATGCCCCTCTTCCAGGCCACCAAGGAGGCGGTTATGCCCAGCCTGCGGAGCACAGAGAAGAGGCTGGCCAGAGACCCACAGCAGGCAGAGGCATACTGCGAGGAGATCAGTAAGCTGGTCAAAGCAGGATCAGTGAAGAAGCTAGGCCCTGACCTCTCAACAGAGAGTGAATCCTGGTTCATTCCCCACCACCTGGTACGACACAACGAGAAGAATCGCATAGTGTTTAACTGCTCGTACCAGTTCCGTGGACTAAACCTGAATGAAGCACTGCTGCCTGGACCCACACTGGGTGCCTCGCTTCTTGGCGTCTTGCTACGCTTCAGACAGAGCGCAGTAGCAATCAGCGGTGATATACGCGGCATGTTCCATCAAGTTAGGCTCTTGCCGGAGGACAGACCACTTCTCAAGTTCGTATGGAGAGACATGAGGCGAGAAGATCCCCCAGACGTGTACGAGTGGCAAGTCTTGCCATTCGGCACGACTTGCTCTCCATGCTGTGCGACATACGCACTGCAGCGACATGTCAGTGAGCACAGCGCTCCTGATGAAGATGTGCGGCAGTCTGTAGAGCAGTGCTTCTACGTTGATAACTGCCTACAGAGTGTTCCCACAGCCGAAGAGGCTAAGGAGCTTGTGGACAAGCTCTGTGGACTTCTTGCCACTGGTGGGTTTGAACTCCGCCAGTGGGCGAGCAACGTCCCATGTGTCATCAGCCACCTCCCAAAGGGGGCCCAGTCCAGCAGCCTTGAGCATTGGCTTTCGCACGGTGACACCAGCCATCCAGAATCCGCGCTAGGCCTTACGTGGCACTGGGAATCTGACTGTCTCGGTTACAAGCACCGGCCCCTAGAGTACGGCACACTGACGATGCGCAACGTGTACAAGGTCCTTGCTCGACAGTATGACCCCCTGGGGTATATTCTGCCCTACACAACGCGTGCCAAAGTGCTTGTCCAACGTGTCTGGGATAAACAGCGCCACTGGGATGATCCACTCCTCCCTGAGGATATACAGCAGGAATGGAAAGACTGGGAAGCGGAACTTCAGCTACTACCACAGATATCGTTGCCTCGTCCCTACGTCCCAGCTAAAGCCAACGCTCACGCAAGACAGATCCACATCTTCAGTGACGCGTCAGAGAGGGCTTATGGATCGGTCGCATACCTACGGTCGGAGGACACTGGAGGGAAAGTCCACCTGTCCTTCCTTGTGGCCAGATCCAGAGTCGCTCCCCGCCGGCAGACATCGATGCCAAGACTGGAGCTCTGCGGAGCCGTCACTGGAGCACAGCTAGCCAGCTTGCTAGCGAAAGAGCTCACGCTACACATCGACAGCGTCGTTCTGTGGACTGACTCGACCACAGTGTTGACGTGGCTCCAATCGGAGTCATGTCGTTTCAAGGTGTTCGTGGGCACTCGCGTGTCTGAAATCCAAGAGCTAACTGACTCCAGTTGCTGGCGCTACGTAGACTCTGCCCAGAATCCCGCGGATGACATTACCAGAGGCAAGACTCTGGGAGAGTTAGACCAGTCAAACCGTTGGTCTCAAGGGCCACCCTTTCTCCTGAAGGGCCCAGAAGAGTGGCCAGTGAGGCCTGACACGGTGCCTGAGCCAGACTCAGCGGAATACCGTAAGTCTACCTTCTGTGGCCTGACGTCCACAGTCGAGGCATCCAGCGTCACCACTGCTAGGCAGTACTCCTGCTGGACGGAATTGGTCGACGCCACTGCCCAGGGGCTTGATGGGGCGGCTGCCCCGTCTTCAGTCCCAACTGCGTCCGACTACCAGCAGGCGGAGATGCTGATCATCAAGCAAGTGCAACAGGACTGTTTCCCAGAGGAGCTACGCCTTCTTCGGGCTGGCAAACCTGTCCAGAGGAGCAGTCGGCTCCTTACCCTTTCGCCTGAGCTGGATCCGGAGGTGGGGATTATCAGAGTGGGAGGAAGACTGCGACGAGCAGAGGCGCTGGATCCCAGCACCATCCATCCAATTGTCTTAGATCCATCCCATCCGGCTATTAAGCTCCTGATTCAGGATTATGATGCCCGCTTATGTCATCCAGGGCCTGAGCGCGTATTTACGGAGATGAGGCGGACGTTCTGGGTTCTGCGCGGGAGAGAAGCCATTCGACGGATACAGCACCAGTGCCAAGAGTGCCGTCGATGGAAAGCTCGTCCAATAGTGCCAAAAATGTCCGACCTACCCGCAGCTCGACTAAGGCTCTTCCAGCCACCGTTCTATTCAACTGGTGTCGACTGCTTCGGACCATTCCAGATCAAGATTGGCCGCCGCACAGAAAAGAGGTGGGGCATTATCTTTAAATGCCTCACTACCCGTGCTGTGCACTTTGACCTCTTACCCAGTATTGATGCGGACTCCTATCTGATGGCTCTCAGAAGGTTCATCGCTCGCAGGGGGACCCCTGCAGAGGTCTACTCAGATCAAGGGACCAATTTCAAGGCCGGAGAGAAGGAGTTACGCAAGTCTTTTGCCAGCATGAATCCAGAACTGCAGAAGCTCCTGGCAAAGCAGAAGATTGCCTTCCACTTCAACCCTCCTGCATCCCCACATTTCGGTGGGGTGTGGGAGCGGGAGATTAGATCGGCAAAGTCTGCTCTGTACACCGTGATAGGAGCACAGTCAGTATCCGAGGAAGTGCTTCGTACAGTTCTACTGGAAGTTGAGGCCATCCTGAACTCTAAGCCTCTGGGCTACAGCTCGTCCAGTATTGCGGATGAAGACCCTGTGACACCTAATGTCCTTCTGATGGGGCGGCCCGACGGTGCGTTGCCACAGGTGGTGTACCCCATGGACAAAGGCTTGacgaggaagagatggaggcatTGTCAGATCATGGCCGACCAATTCTGGGCAAGATTCATACGCAATTATCTGCCCACTCTGCAGTGCCGCCAGAAGTGGCATGATACTACAGAGGACCTCGCTGAGGGCGCTGTGGTCTTGTTGGTAGACCCACAGCTACCAAGAGCGAGCTGGCCTATCGGGAAGATCATCACAGCGCATCGGAGTGCCGATGGACGAGTGCGGTCAGCGGACGTCCAGGTGAAGGACCGAGTCTACACCCGTCCAGCGGCCCAGCTCATCTGCCTTCCTGCCCTTCCGGACTCTGACAGCGCTGGAGATCATCCTTCGTCTACCTGA